The following coding sequences lie in one Seriola aureovittata isolate HTS-2021-v1 ecotype China chromosome 5, ASM2101889v1, whole genome shotgun sequence genomic window:
- the gltpa gene encoding glycolipid transfer protein has product MALLMEHQFRQLPADRQVETRPFLEAVSYLPPFFDCLGSTIFAPVKADIFGNITKIKAVYDTNPGRFKTLQQILEAEKEMHGAEWPKVGATLALMWLKRGLRFIQVFLQSLVDGEKDDNNPNLIRVNVTKAYEIALKKYHGWLVQQLFKATLFAAPYKSDFLKALSKGRDIKEEECLEKIRKFLINFSATVDAIYELYNKMNADLDYTV; this is encoded by the exons ATGGCTCTGCTAATGGAGCACCAGTTCAGACAGCTGCCAGCTGACAGACAGGTGGAAACGAGACCGTTTCTGGAGGCTGTGTCATACCTTCCACCGTTCTTTG ACTGCCTTGGCTCTACTATTTTTGCACCAGTTAAAGCTGACATATTTGGGAACATCACA AAAATCAAGGCAGTTTATGATACAAACCCAGGACGGTTCAAGACACTCCAGCAGATTCTGGAGGCAGAGAAGGAAATGCACGGAGCAGAATGGCCCAAAGTTGGAGCGACGTTGGCTCTCATGTGGCTCAAAAG GGGTCTTCGGTTTATCCAGGTCTTTCTTCAGAGCCTGGTGGACGGTGAGAAGGATGACAACAATCCAAACCTCATTCGAGTCAATGTCACCAAAGCCTATGAAATAGCCCTGAAGAAGTACCATGGCTGGTTGGTGCAGCAGCTTTTCAAG GCAACTCTTTTCGCTGCTCCATATAAGTCCGATTTCCTGAAGGCCCTCTCCAAGGGTCGGGACATCAAGGAAGAGGAGTGCTTGGAAAAAATCAGGAAATTCCTCATCAACTTCTCTGCCACGGTTGATGCCATTTATGAGCTGTACAATAAGATGAATGCTGACCTTGACTACACAGTGTGA